The following proteins come from a genomic window of Daphnia carinata strain CSIRO-1 chromosome 6, CSIRO_AGI_Dcar_HiC_V3, whole genome shotgun sequence:
- the LOC130689758 gene encoding transmembrane protein 65-like isoform X2 produces the protein MLRTTMLISFIKRNATLDSYRVFGRKCQLKISRLEFAKNFQTEPPNTSDLTQQKYTTKIEKWVASLSPAQHSILLSVLLKQTEVPKDSLPPLPLTTSQLLHVGIHYSLPFIGFGFLDNFIMIIAGDYIDLTVGSMLGISTMAAAGIGNAISDVAGVGSAQFVESFSQKLGIPQPKLEPQQYAFPSTTWAINIGRAVGVAIGCLLGMVPLLFLPTSDSKRHSQDASHV, from the exons ATGTTGCGAACGACAATGCTAATTAGTTTTATCAAGAGGAATGCAACTTTGGATTCGTATCGTGTTTTCG GTAGAAAATGCCAGCTCAAAATAAGCAGACTTGAATTTGCAAAGAATTTTCAAACTGAGCCTCCTAATACAAGTGACTTGACCCAACAGAAATACAccacaaaaattgaaaagtgggTTGCAAGTTTATCACCTGCGCAACACAGTATTCTCCTGTCTGTGCTGTTAAAGCAAACAGAAG TGCCTAAAGACAGTTTACCACCACTGCCTTTAACAACATCACAGCTTCTTCATG TTGGAATACATTACTCCCTTCCTTTCATTGGGTTTGGATTTTTGGATAATTTCATCATGATTATTGCT ggTGACTACATAGATTTAACGGTTGGAAGTATGCTTGGAATTTCTACAATGGCTGCAGCTGGAATAGGGAATGCAATATCAGATGTTGCTGGAGTTGGATCTGCTCAGTTTGTTGAGTCTTTTTCACAAAAATTAGGTATTCCTCAACCAAAGCTTGAGCCTCAGCAGTATGCTTTTCCATCAACGACCTGGGCGATTAATATCGGGCGTGCTGTTGGTGTTGCTATTGGATGTTTACTTGGGATGGTACCACTTCTGTTTTTGCCTACATCAGATAGCAAGAGGCATTCACAAGATGCTAGCCATGTGTAG
- the LOC130689758 gene encoding transmembrane protein 65-like isoform X1, giving the protein MLRTTMLISFIKRNATLDSYRVFGGRKCQLKISRLEFAKNFQTEPPNTSDLTQQKYTTKIEKWVASLSPAQHSILLSVLLKQTEVPKDSLPPLPLTTSQLLHVGIHYSLPFIGFGFLDNFIMIIAGDYIDLTVGSMLGISTMAAAGIGNAISDVAGVGSAQFVESFSQKLGIPQPKLEPQQYAFPSTTWAINIGRAVGVAIGCLLGMVPLLFLPTSDSKRHSQDASHV; this is encoded by the exons ATGTTGCGAACGACAATGCTAATTAGTTTTATCAAGAGGAATGCAACTTTGGATTCGTATCGTGTTTTCGGTG GTAGAAAATGCCAGCTCAAAATAAGCAGACTTGAATTTGCAAAGAATTTTCAAACTGAGCCTCCTAATACAAGTGACTTGACCCAACAGAAATACAccacaaaaattgaaaagtgggTTGCAAGTTTATCACCTGCGCAACACAGTATTCTCCTGTCTGTGCTGTTAAAGCAAACAGAAG TGCCTAAAGACAGTTTACCACCACTGCCTTTAACAACATCACAGCTTCTTCATG TTGGAATACATTACTCCCTTCCTTTCATTGGGTTTGGATTTTTGGATAATTTCATCATGATTATTGCT ggTGACTACATAGATTTAACGGTTGGAAGTATGCTTGGAATTTCTACAATGGCTGCAGCTGGAATAGGGAATGCAATATCAGATGTTGCTGGAGTTGGATCTGCTCAGTTTGTTGAGTCTTTTTCACAAAAATTAGGTATTCCTCAACCAAAGCTTGAGCCTCAGCAGTATGCTTTTCCATCAACGACCTGGGCGATTAATATCGGGCGTGCTGTTGGTGTTGCTATTGGATGTTTACTTGGGATGGTACCACTTCTGTTTTTGCCTACATCAGATAGCAAGAGGCATTCACAAGATGCTAGCCATGTGTAG